ACCATCTGATTTTTTAAATCAATAACATCTGCATCACTGAGGTTTAATTGCTGCTTTGTTAGAAAACCAGCTTTTATTTCCGTAATTTTACTGTTTTCAATAACCAGTGTTTGCTGTTCTTTGACATCTTGATCAGTGCCTACCAGCATCTTTCCAGCATGAATAATGGTGGTTTGTGCATTAACCGCAAACGTAGATAATAAAGACAGTACCGATAATGTGCTTATTTTTAGGTTTATTTTTTTCATAATCGCCTCTTTTTTATACTAGGTTTAACTTAAATACTGAGTAAATGCCATTATTTACGACATAGCGCGGTTATGAACTAGTGTTAACAAGTGAATTTTGATATAACTTCGGAAAAATTTAACAAGTCTGACCACATAAAGAGAACACATTATGTCTTATGCCCAAATTACTGGCTGGGGTAAATGTATACCACCAGCAAGCATCAGCAATGATGAAATTAGCAATATTGTTGATACCAATGATGAATGGATCACAACACGTACAGGCATCAAATCTCGCCGTGTCAGCCATGTTTCTACTGCTGATTTAGCGACCGTTGCCGCAAAGCAAGCGCTTGCTTGTGCTGGTGTTGATGGTAAAGACATTGATCTTGTGCTTCTTGCGACTTGTACACCATCAACTATGGTGGCAAATACGGCGTCTTTAGTACAAAAAAATATTGGTGCGGTAGGCGCAGCAGCAATGGATACTAACGCTGCATGTTCAGGCTTTTTATATGCATTACAAGCAGCCACTGCGCAAATTCGTGCTGGTATGATCAAAAAAGCGGTCGTTATCGCTGCTGAGCGGATGACTTGGTACATCAACTGGGAGCGTCGCGACAGTGCTGTATTATTTGGTGATGGTGCTGGTGCCGTTGTGCTAGAAGCCTCAGATACGCCATCTGGCTTACTTGCAACTAAAACAGGCTGTGACAGTGAAGACCGCGATATCTTGCACATCGAAAACTTTGGTAGCGATTTAAATAAATACGAGCCAATTGGCCCGTCTAACCTATTATTCGAAGGTCGCGAAATATTCAAGCGTGCTGTTAAAGGTATGAGTGAAGCTTGTGATGACGTACTAAACCAGGCACAGTTAGAGCTTGATGATATTGACGTATTAGTTCCTCACCAAGCAAACTTACGTATTATCCAAGCTATTCAACAACGCTTGAAAGTAGCTGATGAAAAAGTCATGGTGAACATTGCCGATTACGGAAATACGTCTGCTGCAACAATTGCGATTGCAATTTGTGAAGCTGTTGAGCAAGGCCTTATCAAACCTAACTCAAACATTATGTCAGCAGCTTTTGGTGCTGGATTAACTTGGGCGGCAAGTTACATTAAATGGGGCGAGCGTGTAACACCTATTTCAGTGTCTGATGCAGCTTTACCTGAGTGTGATAAAACAGGTCTTGAACTTGTAGCACCAGCTGTTGCTGCATGTAAAGCGGCAGAATAATACCCTACACTCATTTTGAGAAAGCGCGGCTTAGTCCGCGTTTTTTTATGAGCAAAAAAAGGACTACATAATGGAGCTATTAGGCATACATCACGCTGCAATCATCTGTAGCAACTACGAGAAATCAAAGCATTTTTATAGTGAAGTATTAAAACTGCCGATTCTCCACGAACTATATCGCACTGAACGTAACTCGTATAAGTTAGATTTAGCACTTCCTGATGGCAGCCAATTAGAGTTGTTTTCGTTTCCTGAAGCGCCACAAAGACCAAGCTATCCTGAAGCACAAGGGTTACGCCATTTGGCGTTTAAAGTTGCCGATATTGCAAAATCTAAACAATATTTAGAACAACAAGGCATTTCGGTTGAAGAAATAAGAGTAGATGAAATCACCGGGAAGCAATTTATGTTTTTTGCCGATCCCGATGATTTACCGTTAGAGCTTTACCAACTCTAACTTATTGGAAGCGATCTTGTAGGTAGTTAAATACAGCGCGAATACCCAATGCCTCACCACCTGTAGGGCGACCCGGTAATGCACGTAAGTTCCAAGCCATGACATCAAAGTGAACCCAAGGTGTGCTTGGCTCGACGAACTCTTTTAAGTAAAGAGCAGCAGTGATCGCACCACCAAATGGAGTGGAAGCACAGTTAGCAATATCAGCTACGTCACTTTTTAATAGTGCTTTGTATTGCTCAAATAACGGCAGTTGCCAAACAGGATCATGGCAGCTTTCGCCTGCATCCATCAATTTGTTAGCCACTTCACGGTTGTTTGCGAAAAAGCCAGGTAATTCAGTACCTAGGGCTACACGACAAGCACCAGTAAGGGTTGCAAAGTCAACGATAAGATCGGGGTTATCGTTTTGTGCTTCGGCAAGTGCATCACACAGCACTAAACGACCTTCAGCGTCCGTGTTATCAATTTCTACAGTGATCCCTTTGCGAGTTTTGATCACATCACCCGGTCTAAATGCATTTCGAGAAACCGCATTTTCAACCGCAGGTACCAATACTCGTAAGCGAATTGGTAAGTTAGCAGCCATAATTAACTGCGCAAGACCAATAACATGAGCAGCACCACCCATGTCTTTTTTCATATTACGCATACCTGAGCTTGGTTTTAAATCAAGACCGCCAGAATCAAAACAAACACCTTTACCGACTAAGGTAATTTGCGGTGCATCTTTTGCGCCCCAGCGTAAGTCAAGCAAGCGAGGTTTATTCTCAGATGCACGACCAACCATATGGATCGTTGGGTAATTTTGCTCTAGTAATTCATCACCAACCCACTCGCTAAACTCACCCTCAAAGGTGTCGGCTAAATCTGCCATCACTTGTGATAGATGTTGCGGCATCATATCTGCAGCAGGCGTATTAACTAAATCACGGACTAAATTAATTGCACTTGCATGCTGCGATAAACGTTTAACTAAGCTTTCATCTTCAATAGCAAGTGTGGCACGTGGCGATGGTTTTTCTTTATATTCACTAAACTCGTAACCACCTAACACAAAACCCAGCGCTACTTGCTCTACAAACTTGTCATCGCCTTGAATTTGATAACAACCTGCTGGCAGTTTTGTTGATAAGTCACCCGCTAACCAAAAGTCTTGTAAATCATTAACTAAACAATACACATGCTCAAGTGAACCCGATTCACTATCAGCAATTAAAGCCATGCCTTTGTTTTTGAAATCACAATTTGTTAGCCAATTTTGTAAGGCTTGCGGCTGCTCGGTTAACCAGGTTGATAGGTCAGCTTTAGCAATAAATGACAGGGGAATTCCCGTAGAAGAATGGCGAATTAATGAACTCATTAAACGACTCGATATAAAGAAAAGGTATTTAAGCATACCAATATCTTGATACAAAAGGTATAGGCAAAATCAGATAAGCAAAACCAAATCAGTCTTTGTTTTGCTTCTCTTTTTCTTCTTTTTCTACTTGTTGATCAATCTCTTTAATCGACTTATTGATATTGAATGAACTAGGTAGCACATCAACACCAACCCATTGACCCAGTTTTACAACCAAAGGAATTGTCACTGGCGCAAAGGGTAATACAGCAAATACGCCCAAACCAAGTCCTTTTAATATATCTAAAAATTGTTCATTGGCAGTATGCAATTCTTCTTTAGTAGCTTGGCCTTGGGTGTATCGCCTATAGATATGAAGCATCTCTTTGGTTTCTTGCTTTTCTTGGGCAAGTGCGATTTTAAGTGCTACCATAGCGCGCTTGAAACGTAGTGTCTGACGCTTTTTGGTAATTTTAGCCACTCTGAATGGGGCTCGGTGAATAACTTTGTATAATCGCATTTGGTTATTTTCACACAGCTGAAGAAGTTCACAAAGCACAATTTACTTATATTAGTTTTTGTTCTATTCTTCATACTCTATTCTTAATTATTTTTCAGTATCAAAAATGAGCACACCCGCACAACAGGCCGAGTCAAAACCCCAAAAGCCGGCCCCAGATGAATGTTGTGGTGGTGGTAGCTGTTGCCCATGTGTTTGGGATGAATACCGAGAAAAATTAAAGCAATGGCAATTAAACAACATTCCGCAACAAGCCTAATAGACCGTTCCAAATCCAATTTCGCTTAAAAACCAATCAAAAAATTCCTTTTTTAAAATATTTTTAGATATTTTATATACTTTCTCACACATAAAAGAAAAAATAAGAATAAATTATCCCCTTTAATTTCATACACATAATTAAAAAAACAATAATAACGCGCAAATAAAAACGCCCAAAACAACATCACATTAACAATTTGCAAAATAAATTTACAGGCTGTATAAGAGATTTACACCGAGTTTATTATTTAACTTCGGTGACATAATCATAAATATTCTAACTGGGGAAGTCAGAATGAAATTCAAAAATAATGCGCTACAACAAGCAATTAAATTTGCTTTAGCGACAACAACAGCAGGTCTGTTTGTGTCGGGTTCGGTTGTTGCTGCAGAGCAAGCAGCAGAAGAAACGAAAGTTAACAAAAACGTAGAAAAAATTGCCGTGGTAGGTACTCGTTCTGCGCCACGTTCAATCGGTGATTCACCAGTACCAATTGATATCATTGGTGGTGAAGAGCTAGATAAAGGCGGCAACACTGATATGCTAGAGCTTTTAAAAGGCTCAGTTCCTTCTTTTAACGTTCACCAAAACCCAATTAGCGATGCAGCGTCACTTGTACGCCCTGCTAACTTACGTGGTCTTCCTTCTGACAGCACGTTAATACTTGTTAATGGTAAACGCCGTCACCGTGCATCAGTTATTGCCTTCTTAGGTGGTGGTATTAACGATGGTGCTCAAGGTGCTGATATCTCAGTTATCCCAAGCATTGCCCTAAAGCAAGTAGAAGTACTTCGTGATGGTGCTGCGGCACAATACGGTTCTGATGCAATCGCAGGTGTAATGAACTTTGTTCTAAAAGATGCCTCTGAAGGTGGTTCATTCGAAATTCGTCAAGGTGAATATTACGAAGGCGATGGCGATACAACGCAAATTTCAGGTAACGTGGGTTTACCATTTACCGATAGCGGTTTTGCTAACCTAAGCTTCCAATACAAAACAGCTGATGCAACTAGCCGCTCAGTACAACGCCCTGATGCAGCGGCACTAGATGCTGCAGGTGTGCCAGACGTTTCTTCTTTAGCACAAGTTTGGGGTGCACCAGAAGTAGATGATGATATTACAATCTTTGGTAACATTGGTCTTGAGTTAAGCAATTCATCTGAATTCTACATGTTTGGTAACTACTCTGAGCGTGACGTTCGTGGTGGTTTCTACTATCGTAACCCTCACACTCGCCCAGGTGTTTACTCAAATGACGGCGGTGAAACACTGCTTGTTGGTGATTTAACTGGCGATATGAGCGGTAACTGTCCTACCGATATCATGATTGATGATAACGTTTTAGATAACCAAAGATACATCGATCTAGTTGCTAACAACCCAGACTGTTTTGCATTTAACGAAATGCTTCCGGGCGGTTTTACACCTAACTTCGGTGGAAACATCACAGATACTGCATTAACAATTGGTACTAAAGGTGAATTCACTTCAGGTTTCCTTGAAGGTGCTTACTATGACTTAAGCGGTACAGTTGGTTACAACGAATCTCGTTACTTCATCTATGACACAATCAATGCGTCATTAGGTCCAGAAAGCCCGCGCGATTTCAGCCCTGGTAAATACTCACAGTTAGAGAAAAACTTTAACGCCGATTTATCAAAAGGTTTTGACTTTGGCTTAGCTTACGATGTAAACGTTGCCGGTGGTCTAGAATGGCACGAAGAAACCTTCACTGTTGTATCTGGTGATGTAGCGTCTTTCACAGCAGGCCCACTAACAGAACAAGGTTTTGGTATCGGCTCGAATGGTTTCCCTGGTTTTAAACCATCTGATGCGGGTGAATACACACGCCGTAACTATGCTGCATACGTTGATGTTGAAGCACCATTCACTGAAGACTTCCTAATGGGCCTAGCGCTACGTTATGAAGACTATGACACGTTTGGTTCAACAACTAACTACAAATTAACTGGTCAATACCACGTAACTGAAGACTTGAACATTCGTGGTTCAATCAGTACGGGTTTCCGTGCGCCAACTGTTGGTCAAGCAAACGTAAGTAACGTTCAAACAAACCTAAGCAGCGGTGTACTTGTTGACTCTGCACTTTTACCACCAACAAACCCAATTGCTGTTCAATTAGGTGGTACAGAGCTTGAACCTGAAGAGTCGCAAAGTTACACATTCGGTGCAGTTTGGACCCTTGGCGACTTATTCTTCACAGTTGACTACTACAACATCCAAGTTGATGACCGTATCAGTCAATCAGATAAAATTGAGTTAAGCCAAGCTGACAAAGACACGCTAGAAGCGGCGGGTGTACCAAACGTACAAAACTTAGCACAAGTTAGTTTCTTCACGAATGACTTCGATACAACAACGCAAGGTGTTGATGCTGTTGCTAACTATTCAACTGAATTGTTAGGTGGTAGCTCAACATTCAGCTTAGCGTACAACTGGAACGACACTGAAGTAACTAAGTCGAGCCCTATTACTGGTGAATTTAAAGTAAGCCGTTTAGAAAATGACTTACCAAACCACCGTGCAACACTTAGCTGGGCACAACAATGGGAAAACTTCTCTGCATTTACACGTGTTAACTACTATGGCGAATACCAAGGTGTTCACGTAGATTACGATGCAACAGCGAAAACAGCTGATGCAGCAGTAACTATTGATGCAGAAGTAACTTACTTCCTAACTGAAGAGCTTAGCTTCTCTGTTGGTGCGCAAAACTTATTCGACCAAGAAGCAGAGAAACTTGATTTCGTAGATAGTACTGGCATCCCTAATAACAACTGGGGTGGTAAATACTACGAAACGTCGCCATATGGTATCAACGGCGGCTTCTATTACGTGAAAGCAACGTATACTTTCTAAATAGAATAGCTTTCTAGGTTGAGCAATCAACCTAGAAAGTCGATACCCCGGATATATTCTGGATATTTATAGTTAACCAAGGCGAAAGACATTTCGCCTTTTTCGTTTTATAGTAAATAAAAATAACAAATAACCCGCCATTACTATGCTGTTACAAAAAGCGAATCAACTACTGAATGAAAACAAGCTTAAAGAGGCTGAATTTCATTTTAAAACCATTCTCGATTCAGATCCTGAAAATGGCGAAGCGTTATTTGGATTAGGCCGCATTGCACTGCGTTTAGAACGTTATGATGCTGCGGTTTACCTTTTACAAAGAGCCTGTGAACGATTACCTCACATGCTTGAACCGCTCCATGCCCTTGCCGATGCTTTTAATGGCGTGTATTCACCGCAAGATGCCTTAACCGTACTCGAATATGCTAAATCAATTGCCAGCCATAATCCTGAGCCACATTACTATCTTGCCCAGCATTATTTAACCTATGGTGAGCTAGACAAAGCGTACAGTATTTTGAATCATGCCCTTGGTATGGGAAATTACCCTGTAAAAGCGTACATTTTATTTGAGTTAGTGCAGTTTGGACGCTTTAACAACGAACAAAATTACATAAATGAGCTACACCAGTTTTTAACTTTAACCAATAATCTGCGGTTAAAAATGGTGTGTTATTATGCCCTTGGTAAAAGTTACGATCAGTTAAATGATACAGAACAAGCTTTTAACTACTTCAGCCTAGCTAATAAGCTACAAACAAAGCTCACTCAGTTTAAAACCCGTGACTTAGTGCCCTTTTATCAGCGCATCATAGAGCAAAATACGACCGATCTAATTG
The nucleotide sequence above comes from Pseudoalteromonas shioyasakiensis. Encoded proteins:
- a CDS encoding ketoacyl-ACP synthase III, translated to MSYAQITGWGKCIPPASISNDEISNIVDTNDEWITTRTGIKSRRVSHVSTADLATVAAKQALACAGVDGKDIDLVLLATCTPSTMVANTASLVQKNIGAVGAAAMDTNAACSGFLYALQAATAQIRAGMIKKAVVIAAERMTWYINWERRDSAVLFGDGAGAVVLEASDTPSGLLATKTGCDSEDRDILHIENFGSDLNKYEPIGPSNLLFEGREIFKRAVKGMSEACDDVLNQAQLELDDIDVLVPHQANLRIIQAIQQRLKVADEKVMVNIADYGNTSAATIAIAICEAVEQGLIKPNSNIMSAAFGAGLTWAASYIKWGERVTPISVSDAALPECDKTGLELVAPAVAACKAAE
- the gloA2 gene encoding SMU1112c/YaeR family gloxylase I-like metalloprotein, which encodes MELLGIHHAAIICSNYEKSKHFYSEVLKLPILHELYRTERNSYKLDLALPDGSQLELFSFPEAPQRPSYPEAQGLRHLAFKVADIAKSKQYLEQQGISVEEIRVDEITGKQFMFFADPDDLPLELYQL
- a CDS encoding leucyl aminopeptidase family protein, which codes for MSSLIRHSSTGIPLSFIAKADLSTWLTEQPQALQNWLTNCDFKNKGMALIADSESGSLEHVYCLVNDLQDFWLAGDLSTKLPAGCYQIQGDDKFVEQVALGFVLGGYEFSEYKEKPSPRATLAIEDESLVKRLSQHASAINLVRDLVNTPAADMMPQHLSQVMADLADTFEGEFSEWVGDELLEQNYPTIHMVGRASENKPRLLDLRWGAKDAPQITLVGKGVCFDSGGLDLKPSSGMRNMKKDMGGAAHVIGLAQLIMAANLPIRLRVLVPAVENAVSRNAFRPGDVIKTRKGITVEIDNTDAEGRLVLCDALAEAQNDNPDLIVDFATLTGACRVALGTELPGFFANNREVANKLMDAGESCHDPVWQLPLFEQYKALLKSDVADIANCASTPFGGAITAALYLKEFVEPSTPWVHFDVMAWNLRALPGRPTGGEALGIRAVFNYLQDRFQ
- a CDS encoding oxidoreductase-like domain-containing protein; the protein is MSTPAQQAESKPQKPAPDECCGGGSCCPCVWDEYREKLKQWQLNNIPQQA
- a CDS encoding TonB-dependent receptor plug domain-containing protein; amino-acid sequence: MKFKNNALQQAIKFALATTTAGLFVSGSVVAAEQAAEETKVNKNVEKIAVVGTRSAPRSIGDSPVPIDIIGGEELDKGGNTDMLELLKGSVPSFNVHQNPISDAASLVRPANLRGLPSDSTLILVNGKRRHRASVIAFLGGGINDGAQGADISVIPSIALKQVEVLRDGAAAQYGSDAIAGVMNFVLKDASEGGSFEIRQGEYYEGDGDTTQISGNVGLPFTDSGFANLSFQYKTADATSRSVQRPDAAALDAAGVPDVSSLAQVWGAPEVDDDITIFGNIGLELSNSSEFYMFGNYSERDVRGGFYYRNPHTRPGVYSNDGGETLLVGDLTGDMSGNCPTDIMIDDNVLDNQRYIDLVANNPDCFAFNEMLPGGFTPNFGGNITDTALTIGTKGEFTSGFLEGAYYDLSGTVGYNESRYFIYDTINASLGPESPRDFSPGKYSQLEKNFNADLSKGFDFGLAYDVNVAGGLEWHEETFTVVSGDVASFTAGPLTEQGFGIGSNGFPGFKPSDAGEYTRRNYAAYVDVEAPFTEDFLMGLALRYEDYDTFGSTTNYKLTGQYHVTEDLNIRGSISTGFRAPTVGQANVSNVQTNLSSGVLVDSALLPPTNPIAVQLGGTELEPEESQSYTFGAVWTLGDLFFTVDYYNIQVDDRISQSDKIELSQADKDTLEAAGVPNVQNLAQVSFFTNDFDTTTQGVDAVANYSTELLGGSSTFSLAYNWNDTEVTKSSPITGEFKVSRLENDLPNHRATLSWAQQWENFSAFTRVNYYGEYQGVHVDYDATAKTADAAVTIDAEVTYFLTEELSFSVGAQNLFDQEAEKLDFVDSTGIPNNNWGGKYYETSPYGINGGFYYVKATYTF